In Bradyrhizobium sp. 195, the sequence GCGACCGGCACCGAGGGCTCCGCGCCATCTGGATCAACCGAGGTGGTGGGTTCGCCGTCGCCACTCTGCCCCGGCTCGGCCACGGGCACTTCGTCCTCCGGCCGCACATAGCCGCGATCGACCGACAGCCTGCCTTCGGCATCGATGCCGACGAACACGCCCGCGCGGGCGATGTCGGCCGACTGATAGGTGACGGGTCGATCCTCGAAGGCGGCGAGAGCCGTCTCGATCTCGCCGAGTCGCTGGTCAACCTCGTCGGGCAGTTCGTCCACACCGTCATGCTCGGCTTCGAGCCTGGCATATTCAGCGTTGAGCGCATCGATGGTCGCCTGCTCTTCAGCCGTGAGATTAGCGGAGACGCCGTCCAGTTGGCGCAGGCCACGGGTATGGCCGTAGGGGAAATCGGTCGCGCCGACCTCGATCCACTTCCAACCTTCGGCGGCGATCGTTTCCGCCTCTGCCTTCAACTTCTCAGCGACAAGTCGGTCGAGCAGAGCGACGTCCTCGAGCCAGCCGCCGTCGTCGGACTGGAAGAGATCGCGCAGCACCGCGCCTCCGGCCGCCTCGTAGACGTCGAGGCCGACAAACACGGCCCGCCGGTCGGAGACGCGCACCGTCTTCTCCGTCAGCATGCGGCGGATCTGATAGGGCTCCTTCTGCCACGACCCGGAGATCGACTGCCAAACCTGCTCCTGGCGCGCATGATCGGCAGTGACGGTGAAGGCCACGAGCTGCTCGAGCGACATCCCGTCATCGGCATAGACGTCGAGCAGCGCGGGCGAGACCGACGCGAGGTGCAGGCGCTGCTTCACGACATTGATCGACGTGAAGAAAGCAGCGGCGATGTCCTCCTCGGTCCTGCCCTTCTCGCGCATAGCCTGAAAGGCGCGGAACTGGTCAAGGGGGTGCAACGGCGCGCGCTGGATGTTCTCGGCGAGTGAGTCGTCCTCGGCGAGAATGTTGCTCGCAGATCGCGCACGACGCAAGGCACCGGCGCGGACTTGGCCAACCGCTTCTGTTTCACCAGCAGCTCCAGTGCCCGATAGCGGCGGCCGCCGGCCGGGATCTCGAACATTCCGGTCTCGGCACCTTCGGCGTCGAGGACCGGCCGGACGTTGAGGCTTTGGAGCAAGGTACGCCGGGCGATGTCCTCGGCCAGCTCCTCAATGGAGACGCCGGCCTTTACACGGCGGACGTTGGACTGGCTGAGCACCAGCTTATTGAAGGGGATGTCGCGCGAGGACGACAGGGTGATCTTCTGAACGACAGTCGCCATGGGTGATACTCCGCGACGGGCGACCCAAAGACTTTCTCTGGGCCTCCAACCCGTCACAAAGCGCAAGCGCCGCCCTCTTCCTCTGAGGGCAGCGCCGCAAACTGGCGATCGGAAATGAAGGAAAGCCACGGAAACGGAGCCACGCCGTTCCGTACATCCGGCTTTCCAGTTGTCAGGCTACTCGGTCGAGCAGCTTTTTCGCACGCGCTTCCAGGTCGAGGCGTGCATCCTGATGGGTCTTGCCCCGCGCAATCGCTGTGATGCCTTGCACGAAATCGAACACGCTTTCAGGCTTGCGTCCTTCCTCGGCCAGCACCGTTTCAATGATCTTCGCTGTCTAGCTCTTCGAGAAGCCGCGCTTGCGCAGGAACCCGCTGCGATCGTCGTCGGTGCGGGCGACGATCATTTCTCGTGCGGCTCGGATGCCATTGACGAACGGCATCGCTGAGGAATTGGCAAAGTTGGTCAGCGCCGGCACCGCCTCGTGTGCGAAGCGTGAGGCGGCGTATTTGGAGTGACGGATGGTGATCTCCTCGAAATCCTCGACGCCCCAGAGATTGCGGTTCTGGCAGACGGGGCGGAGATAGAAACTTGCCATGCCGAGCGTCTTCGCCCCGACCTCGGAATTCCAGCAGTAGAAGCCGCGGAAGTAGAGGTCCGGCGAGCCATCACGCAGCCGGCCGGCCTCGATCGGGTTGAGGTCGTCAACCAGGAAGAGGAAAACGTCCCGATCTGACGCGTAAAGCGTCGTCGTATCCTGGCTGATGTCGACATGCGGATTATAGACCCCCGTCGACCAGTCGAGCACGCCCGGCATCTTCCAGCGCGTGTCGCCCGTACCATTGCCGGCGATGCGCTGAACCGCCGCCACGAGTTCGTGGTCGAAGATACGGCCGTATTCGGGCCCGGTAACGGCGCGAAGCTCGACGCGACCATCTTCGATCTCGAGCGTCTTGACCTGCTCGCCTCGATGAGAGCTGAGGCCGAACTGCAGGTTAATGCCGGCGAGCGTCGCCGGAAGCTGCCGGAGGTAGGCCGCCGGGGCTCCGACCAGGCCGGCGAGTTGGCCGAAGCTCCAATGGGTCGGTGCGATCGGCGCGTCGGAACCGGGCAACATCAGCGCCAGGCGCTCGGCGTCATCGCGGTTGGCCTCCACCCGGATCGCCGCGCTCTCGACTGTTCGGGTCTGGCTGCGCTCGGTCCGGCCGTGCACGGCAGCATAGAGGTCCGACAGCGACAGATAGCGCTCGTCCGCTGGCCGCGCGAACCACTCCGACGATACGCGGCCGACGCGCTCGCCGCGGGTCACGTCCACCTTGTAGCCGCCGACGCGGTCGCGGCCAGCGCTCAGAACTTCGACTTGGGTCATGGGTCATCTCCATGACGGGCGCCGGAGGCCTCTCCTCCGTTCTTCAACCCGTCACGGCGAAGCCCGTCCGCCCTCTCACTCTATTGGGGGCGTTGCGGGGTTCTCCCCGCAGAAGGGGTCGACCGAGACCAAAGACTCGGGCGTAGGGGAAGGCTTTCCCCTCAAAGGCGTAACGCCGAATTTCAGGATGTCAGGATCAGCGTATTTCCGCCCTTCAGGCCGGCCGTCATTCTCGATGAAATCACCCGGTTGGCATTGTAGCGCGAACGCAAGCCGGGCGAGATCGGCAGCGGACAGCTGCTGCAAGCCTTGGTCGGCCAGCCGACCAAGGCTGCCGCGATCGCTCGGTGACGTTTGGCGAGCATCGCTAGGGGACTGGCTACATCGTGGCGGCGTGGCCGACTTTTCCTGTTGAGATTGACCGCTATAACGTTAGCCTTCACCAGCAACGGATACTTGACGTAGCGCCGCTGGATCTGGCTTGCGAGTCGTCGGGCGATCGCTTCAGCATCCTTTACCTCGTGAACTTGGGACCGCGAGGCGCAAGTATTTTTACTACGCTCCATCACGTCATCCTACGACTATCAACGAAGCCCGACGCGCCAAGTCGTCTGCATTCGACGCGAGCTACGCTGGCTCATCGAGAATATCGTTTTCTTGCGTCAGTCCGGGTGCCAACATCTCGGCCATCTCGACCGTGATGTGTCGTGCGGCGGAGTGATGGAGAATACGAATGTCGGACGACAAATTCCTTACCCCCGAGGAAGTGTCTGCACGGTACCGTGGTGAGGTCACAGTGGGCACGCTGCGGAATTGGCGCGCGATGCGAATCGGACCCGCATACGTCAAGATCGGCAAAGCCGTCTTATATCCGGTGGATGAACTTGACGCATGGGATCGAAAAAATCTTGTCATTTGTAGTGCGTCAAAAGGGCTGAACGTGAGCTAACGTTAGCGCAGACCACGGAAAAACAGCCACTATCGGCTCCACGTCCCCAACATTTTTGGGCAGACTAGTTAGCGCGGACATTTCAATGTGCTTACAGAATGGTGGTCAATGATCGGCGTGCCGCTCGAACATGCCAACTCGATTTAAGGGGCTTACGGATGCGCTCAGATCCGCCCACTTGCTGCCGGTGGATAGGAAAAAGGGAATGAAAGGCTAGCTTCGCAAGACGCTTTTCTGCGAGCAAAGAAGCCCCTTTCCTCCGTCCAGATGCGATGGTTCTCTGCTCCCTTCTGGGTCACGACAGCTCGTGCACGCCTCAGCAAGCAGGTTTGATGCGGTCGAGTCAGAAAGAACAATGGGCGAAACCAAATTCCTATTGTAGAGTCGATCGCAAGTGGAAGGGGGGCAAGATTCGTGGCGATAACAATGCAAAAATTGGTGACGGGGCAGCACCGTTGATCGGGTATGGAATCTGTAGTCTCAGATCGCACCGCACTGGCTCGTTTGATGGAGGTAGTGTGCTGACGTGACTAGCCTGGCTGTTTGGTTGATGGAGATCGATGACACGCAGCTCGAGGAGTTCATCGAACTGTGGGTGGAGCGTCGCTCTCAGCAATATGATCGGGTCGAAAGAATAGGCGCGGCGAATGACAAGGGCCGCGACCTGATCGGCTTTTTGACCCGCGCCCGGCATGAAGGGGCTTGGCATCTCTTTCAATGCAAGCGGAAGACGCGAGGCGGCAAGCTTGGCAAGTCCGAGGGGCTTGCCGAACTCGGCAAGGTGTTTTTCCATCATTGTCGAGGCGTCTACAAAAGCCTGCCCGAAAAATATGTGTTCGTCGCGCCGCGCGGCATCGTCGGCTCGTTGATGGACTTGATCAATAACCCCTCGACGCTGAAAGCCGCGTTGATCGATGGGTGGGACGAGCACTGCTCCGGGAGCATAACCCGGCGAGAAACGGTGGCGTTGACACCAGAGATTAAGGCAGCGATCGACGGCTTCGATTTCTCACGCGTCGAGCATCTGACGGCACCGATGCTCGTAAAGGACCAGGCCGCGGGGCCAGCTTTGTCCAAGGTGCTTGGGTTGATACCAGATGAGGCACCCGCGGGCGAAGCGCCGCAGGCCATTCAGCCGGAGGAGGCGCAGTACGTCGAGCAGCTCCGTCACGTCTATGGAGAGGCCAGCGGCAGCACCTTCATGTCGGCCGACGACGTCCTTGCGCATGCGGATCACGGCGAGCATTTCCGCGATCAACGCACGCGCTTTTTCGAAGCGGCCTCGTTCAAGCGGTTTCACCGGGACAATACTGCTCCGGGCGCGCTTGTGACGTTTGAAGGCGACGTCTATCACGGCGTCATCGAAGTGCACCGCGATCGCTACGAGACGCTTCTTCGACGCGTCGACGCGGTCATGAAGCACGCATCGATCCTGCCGGCGAGTTTGATCGGCCGTACTGTGCGCATCCCCGTAAAACAGGGGATTTGCCATCATCTCGCGAATGACGGGCGGCTGAAATGGGCGCCGTAGGCGAGAGCGAGTTCGGAGGATTGTTCAACTCTCCTCTCGAGGCCGGCATCAGGGCCGTCGTCGTGCTGGAGCATTTACGGCCGGAGACGTTGGACCTTGCCGAAATGGTCCTGTTCGACCATGTCGTCGTGCATACCGCCGATCTTGGTGGCCCGCCTAGCCTGCATCCCGAGATTCCCGGTCGAAAGGGCGAGCTTTTGGTTCGCCGAAGATTGGTCGAGTCAAGCTTGCAGCTCATGCAGCGATGTCATCTCGTTGACCAGGAGGGGGCCGAGGAGGGTATTATTTATCGCGTCTCCGAAGAGGCCGCAGCCTATGTCGAGCTGCTCGAAACGGACTGCTCGGTGCAGATGAAGGCTTGTGCACGCTGGCTGCCGAGCAGGTAAAAAACCACGGCAAGACGCAGTTCAAGCGGTTGGTGCGGGAGCGGATCGGTGATTGAACCGATGCCTTCCAGACAGGCTCGACATGAGCTTAGCGGATCCAGCGCGCGTCCTTCTTCTCCGGCTTACGATTACCGGGCCCGGAAAAAAGCCCGTCACCCTCATGTTCGAGGAGCGCATCAATGTCGTTTGGGGCGCCTCCAATAGCGGCAAATCCTATATCGTCAAGGCGCTCGACTTGATGTCGGGCGCCAAGACGCCCCTCCCGCCTATCACCGAAGCCCAAGGCTACGACAAATGCTGGCTTGAGCTTGAGCTTCCTGTGAGCCGCACGGTGACGTTATCGCGGGCGATGAAGGGCGGAGATTTCGGCCTCCACATCGGTTCGATAGATCCGGAATCGGCTGGTCGGCTGCTCGGACGCTGTCCTGGGATCATCGCGGAAAGGGCGAGAGCCTGTCGGGTTTTCTGCTTGGCGAACTCGGAGTCGGCGCGAAGGAAATCGCTCGAACGCTGACGGGCGAGAAGAGCGCTTTCACATTCCGGCACTACGCTGCTTTTGTTTACACCGAAGAAACGAACATGATGGGGGAGTGGAGCCCCATCCGAATTTCAGACCGCAGCGGCGAGACGTTCGACAAGAATGTTCTGAAATTTATCCTGACTGGGGTCGATGATTCCGCGATCGTCACCACGCAAAGCGCAGATTCCCAGCGAACCGCGAATTCGGGAAAGGTTGAGATCATCGACGAAATGATCGTGGCCGCGCAACTGGAGTGGGAACGCGACTATCCCGGCGAGCCGGACCTGAACGACCAGGCGGAAAAGCAAACCGCGTCGATCCGCGACCTTCAGCAGACGATGTCGGATCGGCAATCGCTTTTGGATGAGCTCCGCCTGGATCGTCGGTCGAGAATAGACTCCCTCAGAGACGCCCAGGAACGTCGGACGGAGATCACACTCTCGCTCGGACGATTCGCTCTGCTCAAGAGTGTTTACGAAAGCGATCTGCAGCGGCTGGCCTCGCTCGAGGAAGGCGGTGCGGCGTTGCTGGCGGGCGCGTAGGCCCTGCCCGCTCTGTGGCGCGGATCCATCGCATCAGAAGCATGCGCATGGCATTGACACGGATCGAAGGTGACGTCTTTTGCCGGTTCGCAAGGCACCGGTGATCGGCGGGGTTGTATTGAGCCCGCAAGACACCACGCTGGCAGAAGTTTGGGGGATTCTTTTGTCTCGATCAACCGCGCTTGGTGGGAGCATCTCGCTCCAAAGGCCGATGCATCGGCGGTTTCGCGAAGTCGAGACGTTGCTGAGGCAATGGTGTCGTTCGGAATATGGTGCACGATGGCTCACCATGGCGATGCAGGAGCACGGAGTGATCCGAGTCAAATCGGGCCAGTTCATTCCGGTTGTCCATTTCGTCGCTCTCGGCGACAGACCGGTTTTCATTGCGCCACAGTCCAAGGTCAGACCAGGGCACCGAATGGTGGGGCCTGATCAGTTTCGATCGGGTCATACGCTTGACGAAGGCGAACTCGCGCTGCGGCCGGAAATTCGGTTCGATGTCGTTGAGGATTATACCCTTCTTGCGGCAGCGGCGCGAGGAGACACATCTACGCACATCGCAGGCGTTAAGGAGCCAAGCCAAGTCTTTTCGGCGCCGGCGCGTCTTCTGCTGGCTCCCGATGCGTTTCCGAAGAAGGCTTACGTGCTCTATCAGCACATTTTCGGCGCGGGACCATCCTATCCTGACGATGGGTTTTTCTATATCGGCGTCACCACTCGAAGCTGGCAAAAGCGGTGGGCAGAACACCGGCGGGCAGTCGAGACCGGCAGCCCGTTGCTGTTCCATCGCAAGCTGCGGGAAGAGATGGGTGCAGGCCGGGTGACCTACATCCACCACAAGGTCATGGCTGTCACCGACGACATCGAACGGCTCTACGCCACAGAGGAATGGCTCGTGGACGGGCACTGGCATGATGAGCGGCGCCTGAACATGACTCCCGGCGGAAAGTCTGGGCTGCGGTATCTTCGCGAGCACGGCATGTTGGCTGAACGGGTGGTGCCGATGCCCGACGAACGTGATCGCCTAGTCGAGGCTTGGCTACGCGAGCATCCGCGGAAGGGCCTGCCCGCCCCCTGGGTTTCGGAGAAATGGAAGAACGATGCGTGGGCGGTGGCGCAGATCTGTGGCCGAGATGACCGCCTGTCCGTCGAGCAGGTCCGCGCGATTCGGGAACTGTCGAGGATCCATTCGGCAGATGTCATCGCCGAGCGCATCGGCGCGCGGAATAGAGACCAGGTACAGCGAGTGATCGATGGAGAGACCTACACACGCGTGACCTAAACGACGACGTCCGCCCAGCATTCATTGAAACGCCGCGCTCACGTTCGTGTGCAAACAAAATGCGAACTGCTTCGCCTTGGTCAGAGAGGGCGATCCCAATCCGCACAACCGGCCAGTTTTATGAACTCCGAAGTGGGATGAACATGCACCTGGCGGATGAATTTGCTCGGAAGAGGCCGCTTGATATTGTCTTCGACATGGCTCGACCTTCGGCTTGGTGCGCCTTGGGCGAGGACAAACCTCTGGCCGATATTCATCGCCAAACGTAATCCACGATCGCCACCACACCACGCAATCGGGATCTCCGCTTCCACGATTGCCGGCTTCCCAAGCGCGGCAATGATCGGACCAATTTCCGGGTCGGAGTCATGAGAGTTATAGACGGCCTCGCCGCCCTAGAACCGGAGGAGATCGCCGATCCCACTTTCTCCCGCGAGGCCGGGCCTGAAAAAGCAGAACCACAACATGCCAGCACGATATTTTTCGGCAGCCTGATTGGCCTTCGTGAGGCGATCACCGTGACTGGCGGAAAGCAGTCCCGTCCGCACGGCAGTACCAATCCGGCGCGATACAAGACCAATGTCGAGCACTGTCATTCCGTTGTTCTTGATGTCCTCGACCTCGTGATCGGCGAGTCGAGTGCAGTGCCAGCCGACGATGCTATAGGGCTGCAGTGCATCAACCACGCTGTAGATCGCCGCATCGTAACGGCTGCTCAAGGGGCCAACTTCCTGTGAGAGCAGTGTCGCGTGATGCTCCGATAGAACAGCGACAAGATCAGAGGGCCATGTATCGGGTCGATCAAGGTCAATGATCTCGCGGCTAAGGCTGTTCATCTTCCGCCGCTCTCCGGTGCTGCAGCGGCCGCCATGACGCGGCCACGCTGATGTCTCAGCATCAACATGGCGAGGATCGACATGGAGGTCAGCCGAGAAACCCTGGAAAACGCGTCGCATACCTCGTAATAGACTGCCTCATCCTGCTTGGGGTCAATACCGCTGATCGCAAGCATCGCAATACGCGTCTCCGAATCCGTGTCGGTGATCGCGGTGAATAGATGCCGAAAGCTGAGATGCACGAAGTCGGACGTTCGATCCAGGGATGCTCCTCGGCAAGCTTCTTTTTCAAGAACGCATCGGTGAGGCGTTCGGGCTTGCCGCCTCCGACCGGTGTACCGGACATTAGGCGATCGAACGTGCGCTCGCCTTTGAGAAGCTTTTGAACATCGGCCTCGATGTCTCCCATCATCGTCAGTCCGTTGATGCGCATCGCAGTGTCGATCTGCGTACGCAACAAGATCGTGGCCGAAGGAAAGTTCTTCGTTTCAATCAACGTCCGGAAACCGCGCGATTGTGAGAGCGTCCTCTGGGTGGCGCCGAGGATGAAGAAGTCAACGATGTTGACGGCACCGTCGGGAAGCATCTCATGGGCTTTGGCGACAAGCTCCTGCTCCAGTTTCTCGATACCGTCGAGCCGATGCTTCAATGTTCGCGGCATCGGCGCGCTGTTCACCTGCGTCACTTTGTTATCCTTCAACACATATGGA encodes:
- a CDS encoding P-loop NTPase family protein: MFEERINVVWGASNSGKSYIVKALDLMSGAKTPLPPITEAQGYDKCWLELELPVSRTVTLSRAMKGGDFGLHIGSIDPESAGRLLGRCPGIIAERARACRVFCLANSESARRKSLER
- a CDS encoding ABC-three component system protein, producing the protein MEIDDTQLEEFIELWVERRSQQYDRVERIGAANDKGRDLIGFLTRARHEGAWHLFQCKRKTRGGKLGKSEGLAELGKVFFHHCRGVYKSLPEKYVFVAPRGIVGSLMDLINNPSTLKAALIDGWDEHCSGSITRRETVALTPEIKAAIDGFDFSRVEHLTAPMLVKDQAAGPALSKVLGLIPDEAPAGEAPQAIQPEEAQYVEQLRHVYGEASGSTFMSADDVLAHADHGEHFRDQRTRFFEAASFKRFHRDNTAPGALVTFEGDVYHGVIEVHRDRYETLLRRVDAVMKHASILPASLIGRTVRIPVKQGICHHLANDGRLKWAP
- a CDS encoding ABC-three component system middle component 2, whose translation is MGAVGESEFGGLFNSPLEAGIRAVVVLEHLRPETLDLAEMVLFDHVVVHTADLGGPPSLHPEIPGRKGELLVRRRLVESSLQLMQRCHLVDQEGAEEGIIYRVSEEAAAYVELLETDCSVQMKACARWLPSR
- a CDS encoding helix-turn-helix domain-containing protein, with product MSDDKFLTPEEVSARYRGEVTVGTLRNWRAMRIGPAYVKIGKAVLYPVDELDAWDRKNLVICSASKGLNVS
- a CDS encoding GIY-YIG nuclease family protein, which produces MPVRKAPVIGGVVLSPQDTTLAEVWGILLSRSTALGGSISLQRPMHRRFREVETLLRQWCRSEYGARWLTMAMQEHGVIRVKSGQFIPVVHFVALGDRPVFIAPQSKVRPGHRMVGPDQFRSGHTLDEGELALRPEIRFDVVEDYTLLAAAARGDTSTHIAGVKEPSQVFSAPARLLLAPDAFPKKAYVLYQHIFGAGPSYPDDGFFYIGVTTRSWQKRWAEHRRAVETGSPLLFHRKLREEMGAGRVTYIHHKVMAVTDDIERLYATEEWLVDGHWHDERRLNMTPGGKSGLRYLREHGMLAERVVPMPDERDRLVEAWLREHPRKGLPAPWVSEKWKNDAWAVAQICGRDDRLSVEQVRAIRELSRIHSADVIAERIGARNRDQVQRVIDGETYTRVT